The DNA window TGTAATTGTCACGTCCAGTAACACCACTTCCCCCCTAGGCCTGCGTCCATCATGGCTAGTCTCTCGGGCATCACCAGTTTTTATAAGGTCCCGGAGCTACGGCGGCGTGTGCTCTTCACGCTGGTGATGCTCGCTGTGTACCGCGTGGGCGTCTTCGTCACCGTTCCGGGCGTGGACCGAACTGCGATGAAGCAGTTTGTGAAGACGCAGGGCGGCGTCGTGGGCTTCTTCAACATGTTCACGGGGGGAGCCCTCGAACAGCTTTCCATTTTTGCGCTGGGCATCATGCCCTACATCTCGGCTTCAATCATTCTGCAGTTGATGGGAATGGTGTACAAGCCGGTCGAGGAGCTTCGTAAGGAAGGCGAACAGGGGCGAAGAAAGCTCGACCAGTACACTCGTTATGGAACGGTCGCATTGTCGATGTTCCAAGCCTTCACCATTGCCACATGGCTGGAGGGAAGCACCACGGGTGATGTTGGTGCAGGAATCGTCAACCACCCGGGATTCGGGTTCAGGTTGATGACGATGGTCACGCTGACGACCGGAACGGCATTTTTGATGTGGATCGGTGAACAGATCACAGAGAGAGGCATCTCGAATGGGATCTCTCTCCTGATCTTCGCCGGTATCATCGCGGATATCCCCTCATCCATCTTCCAGTACTTCGCGTCGAATGCCGGTAACATTCAGCCGCTGACCATCGCTGTCATCGTCGCCTTCGTCATTCTGATCATTGGCACTGTTGCATTCTTCGAGAACGGCCGTCGTCAAATCCCGATCGTATACTCGAGGCGGCAAGTCGGTCGACGAGTATATGGGGGACAAACGGCTCACCTTCCGTTGAAGGTAAACACTGCGGGGACGATTCCTCCGATCTTCGCGTCTTCGCTGCTGATGTTTCCTGCAACCTTGGCGAACATGAATGTTCCGGGAGCAGACAAGCTTCAGGCAATCATCAATAGGGGCGACTGGGTCTTCAATACAGGTTACGCGCTCCTGATCGTCTTCTTTTGCTTCTTTTACACAAATGTCACGTTCCAGCCTGTCGATGTGGCGGAGAATCTGAAGAAGCAGCAAGCGAATATTCCAGGCGTTCGGCCTGGCAAACAGACTGCTGACTACATTCACCGAGTCATTCAGCGCATCACGTTCGGTGGCGCCATGTACGTGGCAGCTGTCTGCGTCCTGCCCGCCATCTTCGGCAGCATGATGCGGATCCAGTTCAGTTTCGGCGGGACTTCGTTGATGATCGTCGTTGGTGTGGCCCTCGATGCGGTCAATCAAATCGAAGCCCACATGCTTACTCGGAGCTACGAGGGCCTCACGGGACCGGGAGCTGGTAGAATTCGGGGTCGCCAGGTTCAGGACGTGTGAGTAGGGAGATTTCCATGATCGTGATCTTGCTC is part of the Chondromyces crocatus genome and encodes:
- the secY gene encoding preprotein translocase subunit SecY; amino-acid sequence: MASLSGITSFYKVPELRRRVLFTLVMLAVYRVGVFVTVPGVDRTAMKQFVKTQGGVVGFFNMFTGGALEQLSIFALGIMPYISASIILQLMGMVYKPVEELRKEGEQGRRKLDQYTRYGTVALSMFQAFTIATWLEGSTTGDVGAGIVNHPGFGFRLMTMVTLTTGTAFLMWIGEQITERGISNGISLLIFAGIIADIPSSIFQYFASNAGNIQPLTIAVIVAFVILIIGTVAFFENGRRQIPIVYSRRQVGRRVYGGQTAHLPLKVNTAGTIPPIFASSLLMFPATLANMNVPGADKLQAIINRGDWVFNTGYALLIVFFCFFYTNVTFQPVDVAENLKKQQANIPGVRPGKQTADYIHRVIQRITFGGAMYVAAVCVLPAIFGSMMRIQFSFGGTSLMIVVGVALDAVNQIEAHMLTRSYEGLTGPGAGRIRGRQVQDV